The Arachis ipaensis cultivar K30076 chromosome B07, Araip1.1, whole genome shotgun sequence genomic interval AAAGGTTGAGGGGGCGATTTATCCCTATTAGAACGGAGACAAACCCACATGGACACGTTACCTGATACGTCAGCATGTGACATGTTGCCAACCGGTTGTAAGGACTAGATTGAACAAATAAAAAAGTGATTGTGGACCAATTTGTGTTTTTGTAATTGATAGGAGTGCACTGTCCATCGGATAAATAGTTAAGGACCGGAAATGACTTTTACTCTACAATTTTTTACACTTTTATCCCTAATTACTTTTTAAAATACTAATCTtgtcctaaaccctaaaccctccctCCTCGCTATTCCCTTTGTCAATGTCGTTTCTCTTTTTCATTACTAACTTTGCCACTGCCATCATCCTTTCTTCCGCcttcttttcttcctctctttCACCCTCTTTCTACCGTTGAGAAGAAGGGAGGAGAAATAAATGAATGGGAGTGAGATGTGACCGTGTGAAAAAGACAGAGAGAAAGTGTGGGTATGTGGCTGAGGGTGGAGAATTGAAACCATAATCCCCTTTCTTTAGGTATTTATATCGTTGGTAAAATTATTAGAGTATCCTTTAAAAAATAGTACTGGAGGCCTACTAGACCAACCCGCTCCGTGCTTGTCATAGCCCGCAAGTTCAACGATGCGGATTTGGCAGACTTTTTCAGATTGGCAGGTTCAAAATCTCACATCAATCTGTCTTTTTTGACAATTTTAGCGGATTGACTCGACAAATTTAACCTGTTTTGTCACCCCTATAATTAAATGAATGCATGTGTAAAAAAATTTACATTATtactacattaaaattaaattctataaaACCTTGcaaactttttaaaattcaaatccagAATTTTACACAAAATACTCCAACAAGAAGAAAGTTATATTCTGGATTCAGCAAAAAGTTAAAATAACAAAGTTACTGAAAAAAGTAGTCTCTGTTTTATGAATTTATACGTGAATCTAATTATATAACATCATAtcagtaaaaataaatattttttatattggccatataaataattatttaaaataacaGATATAATTACATAATTATATAAACATTTtatagtgtatcaaaattaattttttttataggtttaatttcttttgttttcttcttaCAACGAATCGATTATTAGTTATTACCCTGATTTAATGGTCCTATACATGTGGGTTCACATGTACTGTAAGACCAACAAAATCACATGATGCTGATTGGCAAACATCTTCACATTTTACACGCCGAAGAGAGGTTAGGTACCTCGCAACACCTTTAGTTAGAGAAGGGCAACCTGTCAAAATAATTAAAAGTACTTGTTCAAAATGTAACTAGAAATTGAATCACATTTTTATAGAACTAAACAGTAAAATAGAATAATATCACTGGAACTTCCTATGAAGATGACACAGTTAATTAACAGAAAAATATTCGATTCATCAGTTAAAGTTagattaagaaagaaaaaaaatagatcaATTAATAATTActcataaaaaataaatcaaatattttttcggTTAAACGCCTGATAGTTGTCAATGTTTAAGTTTGCATCTTCGTATGAAAAGACAACTATAAATATTTTTGTAGTAatttttatcaattttaattatactttatttAATACACAGATGATACAAATTATTTTATACAATcatttaatcatatttatttttagTATCAAGTGgtgatttcaaaaaaataattgtatttaatttgttgatATAGCAATATATAATTAAGCACATGTAAGAAATTTAATTACTCTCTGTGTATCTATAAAATTAAAGACGGTTTATTCCGAAGCTGAGGGCATGCATGGTATATTAATAATACTTACCCTAACTTGAGAGAAGTGTCTGACGAATCATCCTCTGGAGGAAGGTTACTGCTGCAACTGCTAATGTTATTCATAGATTCTATGAATGAGGTACCTTCCTCatcgttattattattaatattattattatcattcccATCAATAGTATCATCCAAATCCAATAGAAATGGAGGATTATTTTTCCCTTTTCGCAGAACAGCCACCTgcaattttaatataaattttgagtgagattaaattattttattacctTTTGCTTTAACTGCTTGTTCTCCTCTTCCAACGTAATCCCCTTTCAATTGTTTACGAAGTTCAGGAATGCGCGAATGacaataagaaaaaaggaaaagtttagggccagcaatttttgtgttttgtaaccagcATTTAACCATCAagagaaaagtgagtgatctctcatcattggatgtaatctcacaccattaaaaaaattattgattgccaattgatggttacaaaacacaaaaattgctgacCCCTTAGCACTCCTCTTTATAATAATCATGAAGGAAGCTATCAACGAGTACTGAACAAACCTTATTCTGAAGTTGCAAAATCTCGCCCATAATCCGCTTCTCCTGATCAAATGTGATTGCATCGTTATTATTAAAGTTTAGTTAACATATCATCTaataaaaatacatattaaaattattaattgaaaaaaataatgaaaaatatgtaaaatttaaagttttagtaCATTTCTTATGTATttatcaaaagaaaaaatttaaaaaattttaaaataataaaatcaacatGTTactgttatttttattattatttattgtcATCATCATGATGATTACCTTCATGCGAATGACACGATCGAGTCCTGTTTCAAGTGTTTTCTCCAAGTTCTGCAAGCCCCTCAAGTCTAATCCTTCAAGATCCTCACCATCCATCCTCCTAATTTATCCATATGTAAAATTAAATAACACTTCTATcatattttaatcttttttaattttatttcaacgAGATTGAATATAAATATATGCACCTTAGTTCTTGAGTTCGTTTTGCAACTTCCTCACATAACTTGGCGCTACTATTATCCTCAATCTGCAACGGGAAATCGAAGAACCGGTAACTACTAAGTTGTTAATAGTTTTATCAACTGGAATTTATGGAACCGATCCAAAGCCTAGAAAGAATCAACCTAATAATGGATATGAAAAATTATTTGGAGTCCtacaaattttatcttttcaatatttaaattttttattcttttaaatattaaGAGGATAATTAAAAAGATGAATTAAGACTCCTAATTATTACTCAAGGATTATAATTATACTCGTCTAAAGTGCAAGGTACGTTATGTTACAAAAATTGATCAAAATtggtacaaaaattaaaaatcaatatatATAGTTCATATTATATACATGTGCATGTACGTATATAACTAAATTagtatgatttttttattaattatatgcTTTCATATAAAACCGGATAAAACAtaaaggtagcgtttggtggagagacagagataaaaagattgagactgagagacagaaatgaagagacagagattgaaataaattttagtattctgtttggtgcaaaatggaagacagaaattgaaataagaataaaattctaatttaatttgcacaaaagataaaattagaattaattaattgaaatgaggatattttaggtataaaatgttattaaagtttcaattttcatctttaaaaattttagtcccctgtgtccctacattttggaggtactgaaatactgaaattttagagacagagataaaaattttagtatcagtctctaaaccaacaaaaataatactgaatctcagtcttttcgtctctatctcaatatctcaaaacaaacgctaccaaaAGATACTAGTGCATAAGTATATTAATAATAGAGAGATATAAGTCAAAAATAGATATTCATTAATAAACCTAGCTAGTTGAGAATTTATTCCTATACCTGCAGGTTCGGAAGTCTTTCCAATTTGTTGATGTCATGAAAGTGCCCATTATTATACCTTTTAATTGTGTCGTCCAAACTTTTTCAATTCAAAACAAAATGAGAGACAAAGATTAGCCAGAGAACAGGTCAGAAGTAGTAGCCATCAGTCACCATAAACTTAATATTGATCCATTTTTGAAGAAGCAAACATTATGCATGATGGAAAATATATATTTGATTAATAATCCCCAAGTCTCTCATGTCTAACCCGCAATTTCAGATGATCACCaatatatattttcaatttttcattgcAATTGCTGCCCCTAATGTTACCAACTAAATAAACATAAATGTCCTCATCATACCACATGCTAGCTAGGTTAATAAATTGTGCATAcggtgaaaaaataaaataaaaaataaaaaattcctcaTCACGAACATGAATAATTTAGGCATGAAAGtaccattttttctttttaatttagactgataaaaaaattaatataaatagtTATATTAATGGTTAAATATGATTTTGGTCTCTAAAGTAGGGGTTGAAAAATTTTTTCGTCTCCAACCTTTTTTTGCTTACAAAATCGTCCTTAAGGTTCAACATAATTTTAAAATGATATTTCGGACCAAAATacccttctcttcttccttttcttcttcatcacacaATCAAATGATTTTTAAACAATTCTAGCAGTAATTTCCAGCAATTCAGCACAAAACAGAAAATTATATATACAGTTAACCATTTTCAAATAATTCCAGCAGTAGTTATAGCAAATCAACAATTTCAACGCTTTCATTCCAAACAAATTCAGCAGCAACTTTCAGCAATTCAATTCAAACCAAACACTTTTTAGTATTCTCAGAACCTAATAACCTAAGCTAATCCTATCATACCCACCTAAAATTCACTAACGAAAAATCAAAATCCAACTAAACTAATCCAGAATCAAATCAAGGAACTAAGACTAACCAAAAACAGAAATTGAAACCAAAATGATAACATGGATtatgaaaatagaaaacagaaaagaagggACAGGAGAGGCAGTGGTGTTGCGAGAAGCAGGGGTAGTGTAACAGTTGGTGAAGCACCGGCGGTCTGGGCATGACGGGAAAGGGCTGGAGCTACCGTCAGTTCTGGTGTTTTGGTGGCTCTGGTTCCTTCTGCAATAGGGATTGAGGGAGGCACGGGCGAGATAGCGTAAACGGTGCTGGGTGGAGATGGTGGTTCGCGGAGGTGAATGAAGAAGAAGGCGGAACCATGGTGTTGCTAGGGTTAGCGCGAAGGGGAGAAGAGGGAAGAGGGTCGCGGTGGAGATGAGGCAACGGACAATGAAAAAGAAGGGCTCCACGTTGCTGCGCGGTGGTGAATCAGGGGAGGCTCCATGGcttcatctttttcttatttctttctttcttttagttgaatgaatataaATCCATTcccttccaagtaattttgcagcattatgtgtttcttcttcttctttgtttgattttttttatttttattattgttaaaagagtaaaacaaaaagaaacttgagaaagtaaataaaaagaaaaagatgaattagaaaaaaagaagaagaaaattgtgatgatgatgaaaaaaaagaagaagcaacagcagaagatgaggaggaggaagagaaagagttttaaattatgcagaacttatcagcacacatacaccgaaaattcttaaacaatacactcgaatatcttcgtgttacaccaaaatttgttacaaatacagaaaaatgtttcctctaatgctgcattttttttcttcttcttcttttccttatttctttctttcttttagttgaatgaatgtaagttcatcctcttccaagtaattttacagcattatgtgtttcttctttttctttatttgatttttttttgtttttattcttgttaatagAGTAAatcaaaaagaaatttgaaaagataaaacaagaaaaaaatagatgaataagaaaaaaaaatgatgatgaaaaagaagaagaaaaaatagcaGAAGATAAGGAGGATGGAgaagaaaaattttgaattatccataacttatcagcacacatacaccgaaaatttttaaacaatacactcaatatcttcgtgttacacccaaatatctttgtgttacacccaaatttgctgcaaatatagaaaaatattttctttaatgcagaacttttacattacactcaattcaaaccatcaacgataAAACATTATTCACCTATAGAATCATAAACTATTAACGAAAAAATTAATTAGATTTGAACCACACCTCAACCATTTGATTGGATTtaaaataataatcaatttcgttttgatttaattgacaatctgaacttgaattattcattatcttcaacaacgagataactgatgatggaggagaaagaggaaaaggaatgagaagaagaaattccaatgaaaaaagaaggaggaggaagaagtggtGTTGGTGACGACGACAAcgaaagagaaaataacaaagaaaaagaagaacgtacagcaagaagaagaagaacgtgcagtaacGATACGAAGAAGAATGTACGCGcgtaaatataaatgacttgGATAGACTTGGATCAAAAAATGATTTATATGCGAAGAATAATTGTTAAATATATCCCGTACAATCGTTATTGTATCTAAAGCCCTAATTAGGATTTCTTAAATCCGAAGATGAACATTTTCTCGAAGGAATATCCCATATATACTAATGACAGTGCATGCATATTTGAATGGAAAAAAAGTGCATATAAATTAAACTTCACAAAACATACATAGATTATGTATGTATGTGCCACAGTATGGTCAATTAATAACAGTTTATTTATATTGATCTCCTCACATTATTCTCAATTCCTGTGCCTACGGTGTAGTACTCAATGTTCAACCTAATATATATATGTCTCTGTGTGGGTTCAACAAGGACATCAGAGAAATGATAAGAACATAGAAAATACTAGTTAGATTGAAAACTCGAAAGTTATAGTTTACTCCATTTAGTACATCTtccaatcaaatcaaatatacagTGCGCACATACTAATTATTACCGTCCTGCGATAGTAATAggtagagatataattattccaTATCTTTATATATTagcttaaattttaaaaataaataatatcatTCTATGACATCAAAATTTAACAAATTTATATTATTGAGCAAATTAAAATTAAGAAGTATGTGATTCGAGATATGTTAAACAATATAATAATCTTATTaaatgtatattaaaattaattatctaaattttactaataataataagagcGTACCTGGAACTGGCATAATGAAAGAGCTTGCCGGTAGCTGAGAAAACAATGAGAGCAAGCTCAGCATCACAAAGCACAGAAAGCTCATGAGCCTTCTTCAACAGCCCTCTCCTCCTCTTCGAAAACGTTACCTGCCTTGCCGCTACGTTATCGatcttctttatctttatcttcgTCCTCGTCATCGATCGATCGAACTTTCTGCACAAACAGAAATTTAGGGggaaaaaaaccctaaaaattgaAGAAAGAAAACCCTAGCTAGGTAGGTAACCAAAAACAACAGTACCAATAGTAGTTCTATCTCTTCAGATCTGACTAAAACGGAGAAACCGAAGGGGAAAAATTGAAAGTATGTAGCAGTTGAGGCAGCAAATTAAAAAAGTGAATTAACAAAGCAAGCTAATTAAGCTCATTCATCAAAATAGATATATGAACTTTAATTTGTGTGGTGGTTACTGGTTGCTCTTGATTTTGAGgactatataattaataataaccACTTGAACACTACTTCTCCAACATTAATTTGATCGATCTATCCATATATGGAAATAAAACTGAACAaaagaaattattattattattattattagagcgATTGATGAAATacataattcaaaaataaaataattcttaatttttttaaatgtacTTCTTTTATTTTAGAATACAAACAAATAAACCCTATATAAATGTTACATAAATCTACAAAAATATAGTAATGTTATGTTCAATTTGTCTCTTTTAGAAGTTTTTTTTTCTATCTCGATCTATTGCACGGGGTGTGTGTCTCTTAGAAGTAATCTTATgctaattttgtaattttttacttaaaaatGTATGTgagttaataattaattattagaacatcgttattattattatttggttttACAAAAATGTTTTGTGTAGGGGTTACTTTTCGTACACATGATAATAACCATACATATATATACCACAGGCTGTCTGACATGGATGGATGCAATAATGGCATCACCTCTcagtatttttagtttttttactaCTATTGTATGTACGATGTGGATTAATCAATTTTTAATTAGCTCCACGTGACAACTTGTACTTGTATACCTCTCCTCCCAATATATATAGTTTAGTACCATGTCTCCCAAATTGAGTTATCTCCGATGATGTTTGGATTAAAGAATTTATTATATTGAAAATGTTTTCcattaacattttttattttattttttcccgAAAGGTATTCCCCACGTATCTGGGAATTAGCAATATTTTGATTTGTTGTTCAGTATGAATTATAGCTGTTTCATTGTTCATGGTAAATTATATGTTGAAGAAATATTACCAAcacagaattttttttaaaaaaaaattgtaaccaacaaatatataaatagaaataacaaTTAAATGGAGGATAATTTTTGAATATATAAAAGTTGGACACTATTTCAAGTTTTGTACAAAATAGacttttttttatagaaatttttttttatatataaaaatagtcTAACGGTACTTACAAATTAAATAGAAGACATTAGGTATAATCTTAAAACgaaagtaaatattttttatattgaattatATGTTGAAAGTGGATGGAGTCTTCTATTTTAGAAAATCTTAATAGGTAGAATAAGAGAGTTTGagtctcttttatttttaaatctacATCTACATAGAGGTGTTGCAACATAATAAaatgttttttctattttttcaaatATATTTAAACACTTTTTTCGGTTCGAGAATAttttcataaacaataaatttttttcaatttaacttCCTTCTATATATCAGATATTTGAATTTCGCATCAAATAACTAATAAAAGAAGATCAATACATCACAAAAGAAGAGAAATTAACCACAAATAGATTATTAAGAATCTAAATCTTAAAAGAAAaagctgaaaaaaaaaatatttagatcaaaaaataaaaatagtggaaacaaaaaaagaaagagaaaagagaaagaaatggCCAAGGAAAAGATAAGtggagaatgaaagaaaagaaagaagaaatggaagGAATAGAGAACATGAGacaaaaaaatcataactaagaaaaggagagagaaagaaggaaaaaggaagagaaaaaaaaaagagcatgtgaatggagagagggagagaaaagaaaaaaaaggaaaaaaaaaagatcattgtttttttttttttttttacagaagaaaaaaacttttatttataaaaaagtcAAACAACACTTATaaataacaaacaaaaaattagttctataattaaaagataagataaatatcTTCTATGTTAAATTATAAACTAGAAGGAGGCATAATGTTCGATTACAAAGAGTATTAAATGATAGAAATCGAGACAAATTTGAATCTCTCTTGTTTTTAAAATTATACAAATATGCTCCAACACAGTTAGATATTTTGTCTTCTTCTTAATTTAGACTTGATATGTAAGCATCTTCATAGATAAAAAGTTTCTCTCTAAATCTCGTTCTCCCAAATCTGAAGATCTGCCACAACTAAAATACCAATAAAAGAGAATGccacaaaaaaaaagaatattaaccATTAGAGggttattaaaaattaaatctctaaaaaaGAGGCTGAAATCATAAACAGagataagaaaaacaaaaaaacaaccaAAAAAAGAGTAGAAAAAAAAGATGGaacgaaaaaataaaaatgaggTAGAAAAAGAAGGGAAAAAAAGGGATGGGTGAAAAGTAAAAACCTTTAAAACAGACATTGAAAATGCCAAAAAAACATAAAAGAAGGAGGGAGGGGACAGAAGGGATAAGGAAGAACGTGAGAGATGGAAGAAAGAAAGTAGAGAAGGAGGAAACTTAAGGGAGAGGAGGGAGAGTGGAGGGCCACCACTGCTAAGGTAGGGGTGGCAGCGGCAACCTTCCCACAATAGTTGACTGTGTGTTACTAGGAGAGAGAAAAGAGTTTTTGACAACAGAGAGAAAAGAGTGGGTGATGATATATCTAGTATTGCTTTAAGAACATTCACAACGGTAAAAAAATGGAAGCCCTTTTCACTATTTGTTTAACAAAAAAGAATAATCCAACATTGGAGGAGTAATGGTCTAAATTCTTTCATATTGATCGAGACATTTGGAAgtccataaaaaaaaaagatttataaaCTTACATCTTTAGTATATAATTCTCACACACACACGAAGTAACGGTAATATAACTGTGTTATTGCTAATAATTTAGTATTGTATTACTTTATATATACTATTCATATACACTtctattttcataattttttctaattttcttcAATCTCCTCTAAAATTTTTGAAGCTAAAGttcttttgatattttttttgttcaaaaaatGGATCCAAACAAATTCAactcttttttaaattatttataaaaaaatattcaaaattcaaatccctAACAATCTCAACCTTTAAATtcttaaatttcaaataaaacttcACACTACCAAATACATTTGAAAGTCTAAATCCACAAAATTtgcctaattttaatttttaaggttccttataataattaattttctgtGTTCCAACCATATAATCAAAATTCACACACACCATATTATCCATTTTCATCCATATTTAACTCCTCTATCGAAAATGTTATTCTACCATCCTTATGATTTCTAACTCAATTTAGTACATCGAGACATGACTCATTTGGTATTGGTGGCTCTTCTAATACATCCCCTCAAACTTCGATACATTTTAATCTAAATTTATAATATTCAGATTTTGCCAACTCTCGTGAATTAGATGCTATCAACCTCAAtaatattgaaattaaaaatcATAGACAAGATAGGAATCAACACTGGCAATGAAAAGATGATGAAATATTGATTAATGCATGGTTGAGTATTTCAACTGATCCTATAGTTGGTACTGACCAAAAGGGCGAAACATTTTAGAATCGAATCCACGGCTATTGTGTAGAATTTAACGCTGACATGAAAAAAGGGAGCAGTTGTATGTAAGAAACAATGGTATAAGATTAATAAGGCGGTTGCACAATTTGCTAGTTGCTACAATCAAGCTAGTCGAAACATAAGTAGTAGCTCGAACGCTGATAATATAAAGGAGTTGGCCTATAAAATCTATTCCACAAATTATGGTCAAAAATTCACTTTTGAGAGGTATTGGAATATGCTTTGTATGGAACAAAAACGGAGAAACCAACTACAGCACAAAGTGGAGGCTCAAAGAGAATCAAGGTCAATGCAACTGAAGCATACTCATCATCATTAAATCTAGAAGCATCGTTGACCGAGAAAACTGGTGTGGATTCTTTCATTTGGCCGACAAGGATCAAAGAAGAGCAAGAGAAAGGGTgagaaaaaaatacaaatatctGAAAAACTTAGCAAAAAAAAATCATCGATTGTTAAAAAAttatctctcatggaagatattaAGAAGGTTAGAGAAAAGGAACTAGTGGatagcaaaaagaaaagagaagaggagagggaacatagaaaaaaattatggcaataaaaagaaaaagttacaAATTCAAGAAGCAATGAAGAAACAAAAATTACAAACTCAGAGATATATTAAAGAAATGGAGATAAATgcaaaggaaaaaaaatggaaagaatgaCTAAGAAAAGAAAGAGTAATGGATATGCAATATTTAATGCTGACACCTCTACAATGAGTGAAAAACGATGAGCTCTTCATGAGATTGTATGTGAGAAAATAATTAACAAATGATTTACTTAATGGTTCCTTGTATTTATAGAGTTAGAtagtctattttattttcatcgtGTAGATCCATATATGATGTACTTTCTTTTATTCCATTTCGGAAAGTAGTATGTTTTATTGATTTGTGAtgtaacttttaaaattaatcaaTATTATTATATGTTGTTGTTTGTGAAAGTAACCATTGCAAAACTAACTATTTTCTAGT includes:
- the LOC107606208 gene encoding MADS-box protein AGL24 produces the protein MTRTKIKIKKIDNVAARQVTFSKRRRGLLKKAHELSVLCDAELALIVFSATGKLFHYASSSLDDTIKRYNNGHFHDINKLERLPNLQIEDNSSAKLCEEVAKRTQELRRMDGEDLEGLDLRGLQNLEKTLETGLDRVIRMKEKRIMGEILQLQNKGITLEEENKQLKQKVAVLRKGKNNPPFLLDLDDTIDGNDNNNINNNNDEEGTSFIESMNNISSCSSNLPPEDDSSDTSLKLGLPFSN